In Bacillus sp. FJAT-45037, the following are encoded in one genomic region:
- the hisIE gene encoding bifunctional phosphoribosyl-AMP cyclohydrolase/phosphoribosyl-ATP diphosphatase HisIE, giving the protein MSIEKIKFDEQGLVPAIVQDATSKEVLTLAYMNKESLQKSIETKETWFYSRSRQELWHKGETSGNTQQIVDMRYDCDADALVVLVTPRGPACHKGDYTCFSDSLFGENIRTNPTRFAILDELEIVIAEREAEMPEGAYTTYLFEKGVDKILKKVGEEAGEVIIAAKNRDPEELKWEVADLLYHVLVLLREQKLPLDEILSVLEERHKPKS; this is encoded by the coding sequence ATGAGTATTGAAAAAATTAAATTTGACGAGCAAGGACTTGTTCCAGCAATCGTTCAAGATGCAACGAGCAAAGAAGTGCTTACACTTGCTTATATGAACAAAGAATCTCTTCAAAAATCGATAGAAACCAAGGAAACATGGTTTTATAGTCGTTCTCGCCAAGAGCTATGGCATAAAGGCGAGACATCTGGTAACACGCAGCAAATTGTCGATATGCGCTATGATTGTGATGCCGATGCCTTAGTGGTCTTAGTGACACCAAGAGGGCCTGCTTGTCATAAAGGAGATTACACATGCTTTAGTGACTCGCTCTTTGGTGAGAATATCCGCACGAATCCAACGCGCTTTGCGATTTTAGATGAATTAGAAATCGTCATTGCCGAGCGTGAAGCGGAAATGCCAGAAGGGGCCTACACGACGTATCTGTTTGAAAAAGGGGTCGACAAGATCTTGAAAAAAGTCGGCGAAGAAGCAGGCGAAGTCATTATAGCCGCTAAAAACAGAGACCCCGAAGAATTAAAGTGGGAAGTAGCTGATCTGTTGTATCATGTTCTCGTTTTATTACGTGAACAGAAACTGCCGCTTGATGAGATCTTATCGGTATTAGAAGAACGACACAAGCCGAAGTCATAA
- the hisF gene encoding imidazole glycerol phosphate synthase subunit HisF, with protein MLTKRMIPCLDVKDGRVVKGIQFVDLRDAGDPVELAAFYDEQGADELVFLDISASHEGRETMVEVVEEVAGTLAIPFTVGGGINTLEDMKRVLRAGADKVSLNTAAVKRPQLIREGADFFGSQCIVVAIDAKYDEELGSWRIYTHGGRQATEWEVCDWAKEATRLGAGEILLTSMDQDGAKTGFDLALTKAVNEVVNVPVIASGGAGKKEDFADVFKEANADAALAASIFHYKETSVEEVKTYLKEEGVLVR; from the coding sequence TTGTTAACGAAACGAATGATCCCGTGTTTAGATGTAAAAGACGGCCGTGTCGTCAAAGGTATTCAATTCGTTGATCTTCGTGATGCAGGAGACCCTGTTGAACTTGCGGCTTTTTATGATGAGCAAGGCGCGGATGAGCTCGTCTTTTTAGATATTTCTGCCTCGCATGAAGGCCGAGAGACGATGGTGGAAGTAGTCGAAGAAGTAGCTGGAACGTTAGCGATTCCGTTTACAGTCGGAGGCGGCATCAATACGCTTGAAGACATGAAGCGTGTATTACGTGCAGGCGCAGATAAAGTTTCCTTAAACACAGCAGCTGTTAAACGTCCTCAGTTAATTCGGGAAGGGGCTGATTTCTTTGGGTCCCAGTGCATCGTTGTAGCGATTGATGCTAAATACGATGAAGAGCTAGGTTCATGGCGAATCTACACTCATGGTGGACGACAAGCAACAGAGTGGGAAGTGTGTGACTGGGCGAAAGAAGCGACCCGACTCGGGGCTGGAGAAATTCTTCTAACTAGTATGGACCAAGATGGCGCAAAGACGGGGTTTGACCTTGCTTTAACCAAAGCTGTCAATGAGGTCGTCAATGTGCCAGTTATTGCCTCAGGCGGAGCCGGTAAAAAAGAAGATTTCGCTGATGTATTTAAAGAAGCAAATGCAGATGCTGCTCTAGCTGCGTCAATCTTTCATTATAAAGAAACATCTGTGGAAGAAGTGAAAACTTATTTAAAAGAAGAGGGGGTGCTTGTTCGATGA
- the hisA gene encoding 1-(5-phosphoribosyl)-5-[(5-phosphoribosylamino)methylideneamino]imidazole-4-carboxamide isomerase, whose protein sequence is MAKFEIYPAIDMRDGKCVRLVQGDYNQETIYGDSPFDMAKSFAEAGAKWIHMVDLDGAKAKKRVNHDHVVRVAKELDVSVQVGGGIRTAEDVAYYLERGVDRVILGSVAVNDPVFTKEMLETYGGERIAIGLDARDGYVATEGWLETSSVKAVDLANELARYGAEVFIFTDISRDGMLQGPNTEAIAELSEATGKEVIASGGVSKLADLTELRQHTSEIRGAIVGKALYTNQFTLEEALKGE, encoded by the coding sequence GTGGCTAAATTTGAAATTTATCCCGCCATTGATATGCGTGACGGGAAATGTGTTCGACTCGTCCAAGGTGATTATAATCAAGAAACGATCTATGGAGATTCGCCGTTTGATATGGCTAAGTCATTTGCCGAGGCAGGGGCGAAGTGGATTCATATGGTCGACTTAGATGGAGCCAAAGCGAAAAAACGTGTGAATCACGACCATGTGGTGAGGGTAGCGAAAGAGCTTGATGTGTCCGTCCAAGTCGGGGGTGGAATTCGTACAGCTGAAGATGTGGCCTATTATTTAGAGCGCGGTGTTGATCGCGTCATTTTAGGTAGTGTTGCGGTGAATGACCCTGTATTTACGAAAGAGATGCTCGAAACATACGGTGGAGAAAGAATTGCCATTGGTCTCGATGCTCGTGATGGCTATGTTGCGACAGAAGGCTGGCTTGAGACATCATCTGTAAAAGCGGTCGACCTTGCCAATGAATTAGCTCGGTACGGGGCTGAAGTCTTTATTTTTACCGATATCTCTCGTGATGGAATGCTTCAAGGGCCTAATACAGAAGCAATTGCAGAACTGAGTGAAGCGACTGGAAAAGAAGTAATCGCCTCAGGTGGGGTCAGTAAGCTTGCAGATCTGACCGAGTTGCGTCAACATACAAGTGAAATCAGAGGAGCGATCGTCGGTAAAGCCCTCTACACGAATCAATTTACACTAGAAGAAGCGTTAAAAGGAGAGTGA
- the hisH gene encoding imidazole glycerol phosphate synthase subunit HisH, producing the protein MIGIVDYGMGNLHSVSKALERLELPYFLSDDQAELKKADGLVLPGVGAFRDAMAILEETGLSTFLKEWAQDGKPLLGICLGMQLLFEESNEHGSTKGLCLLPGRVDRFSGIDEFGKSYKVPHIGWNKLSFHQPDHLLLKDVDQGHVYFVHSYVVTTEDRDVLLATSEYGREVPAVVGREHVLGTQFHPEKSSSVGMSILKNFGTFVERGAVSRG; encoded by the coding sequence ATGATTGGGATTGTCGATTATGGCATGGGGAATTTACATAGCGTGAGTAAGGCACTCGAACGATTAGAGCTTCCTTATTTCTTATCCGATGATCAGGCTGAATTAAAGAAAGCCGATGGGCTAGTCTTGCCTGGTGTTGGCGCGTTTCGTGATGCGATGGCGATTTTAGAAGAAACCGGTCTTTCAACCTTTTTAAAAGAGTGGGCCCAGGACGGGAAGCCATTACTCGGAATTTGTCTTGGCATGCAGCTTCTATTTGAAGAAAGTAACGAGCATGGATCAACAAAAGGCTTGTGTCTCCTACCAGGTCGAGTCGATCGATTCAGTGGGATTGATGAGTTTGGCAAGAGCTACAAAGTGCCGCATATAGGGTGGAACAAGTTAAGTTTCCATCAACCAGACCATCTTTTGCTAAAGGATGTAGACCAAGGGCATGTGTACTTTGTTCATTCCTATGTGGTTACAACAGAAGATCGAGACGTTCTCCTTGCGACAAGTGAGTACGGAAGAGAAGTTCCTGCTGTGGTCGGAAGAGAGCATGTGCTCGGAACACAATTCCACCCTGAAAAAAGTAGTTCAGTCGGAATGTCGATCTTGAAGAATTTTGGTACGTTTGTGGAGAGAGGAGCGGTTAGTCGTGGCTAA
- the hisB gene encoding imidazoleglycerol-phosphate dehydratase HisB, translated as MRQAKLERQTGETSIALEFTVDGEGQSNLETGVPFLTHMLDLFTKHGHFNLTVDAKGDTEVDDHHTTEDIGIVLGLALKEALGDKKGIKRYGSAFVPMDETLAQVVVDLSNRPHLEFRAELPSQKVGTFDTELVHEFLWKLALEARMNLHVIVHYGHNTHHIIEAIFKALARALDEATTIDTRVKGVPSTKGML; from the coding sequence ATGCGACAAGCGAAACTAGAACGACAAACTGGAGAAACGAGCATTGCGTTAGAGTTTACGGTAGATGGCGAAGGCCAATCCAATCTAGAGACAGGGGTACCTTTTCTCACTCATATGCTTGATTTGTTCACAAAGCACGGTCATTTCAATTTAACGGTTGATGCCAAGGGCGATACAGAAGTCGACGACCACCACACGACTGAAGATATCGGCATTGTACTTGGTCTGGCCTTAAAAGAAGCATTAGGGGATAAAAAAGGCATCAAACGTTATGGTAGTGCGTTTGTTCCGATGGATGAGACCTTAGCGCAAGTCGTGGTCGATTTAAGCAATCGACCGCATCTGGAGTTTCGTGCCGAGTTACCAAGCCAAAAAGTAGGAACTTTTGATACGGAGCTTGTCCATGAATTTCTGTGGAAGCTCGCTCTTGAAGCACGAATGAACTTACATGTGATTGTTCATTACGGTCATAATACGCATCATATTATTGAAGCGATCTTTAAAGCGTTAGCGCGTGCGTTAGATGAGGCAACAACGATCGATACCCGTGTTAAAGGGGTTCCGTCAACGAAAGGGATGTTATAG
- the hisD gene encoding histidinol dehydrogenase, protein MKIITVTDEVSLKRDLDTGTTEQLEAVQTIIQDVRQKGDHALFSYTEKFDGAVLDRLLVDVEEINAAYGQVSETVLEAIRGAIDNIRDFHTRQVQQSWMTTKEDGTILGQKVTPLDSVGLYVPGGKAAYPSSIIMNVVPAQVAGVPNITIVTPPQKDGSIPASVLVTANELGVQSIYKVGGAQAVAALAYGTESIQAVDKITGPGNIYVALAKREVFGHVDIDMIAGPSEIVVLADAEANPRYIAADLLSQAEHDERASSVLVTPSTELARRVQKEVEKQLETLPKRDIAEAAIRDYGAIYVTKDLDEAIEVTNELAPEHLEILTGDAMALVGRIRHAGAIFVGPYSSEPVGDYFAGPNHVLPTNGTARFSSPLSVDDFVKKSSIISYSKEALMKNGHSITALARLEGLEAHARAIDIRLEDEKRCDKRN, encoded by the coding sequence ATGAAGATTATTACGGTTACAGACGAAGTTAGTCTCAAACGTGATTTAGATACAGGAACAACCGAGCAGCTTGAAGCGGTTCAGACAATTATTCAAGACGTGCGTCAAAAAGGAGATCACGCCCTTTTTTCTTACACTGAGAAATTTGATGGTGCTGTACTCGATCGTCTATTGGTCGATGTCGAGGAGATCAATGCTGCCTATGGTCAGGTGAGCGAGACGGTGTTGGAAGCAATTCGTGGAGCCATTGACAATATTCGTGACTTCCATACACGACAAGTGCAGCAATCATGGATGACAACAAAAGAAGATGGAACGATTTTAGGGCAAAAGGTCACGCCGCTTGATTCGGTTGGATTGTATGTACCTGGAGGAAAAGCCGCGTATCCATCCTCGATCATCATGAATGTCGTCCCCGCTCAAGTTGCTGGCGTGCCGAACATTACGATCGTGACACCACCACAAAAAGATGGCAGCATTCCAGCGAGCGTCCTTGTGACAGCGAACGAACTTGGTGTTCAGTCGATCTACAAAGTGGGAGGTGCCCAAGCAGTTGCCGCACTAGCCTACGGAACGGAATCAATTCAAGCGGTCGATAAGATCACAGGACCGGGTAATATTTATGTTGCTTTAGCCAAGCGTGAAGTGTTTGGTCATGTCGACATCGATATGATTGCAGGACCGAGTGAGATTGTTGTCCTAGCTGATGCAGAGGCTAATCCTCGATATATCGCAGCAGACCTCCTTAGTCAAGCTGAGCATGATGAGCGCGCTTCATCGGTCTTGGTGACCCCTTCTACAGAGCTTGCTCGGCGTGTCCAAAAAGAAGTGGAAAAACAGCTTGAAACGTTGCCAAAACGGGACATTGCTGAGGCGGCGATTCGTGATTACGGAGCGATCTATGTGACGAAAGATTTAGACGAGGCGATTGAAGTGACAAACGAGTTAGCACCTGAACATCTTGAAATTTTAACAGGTGATGCAATGGCACTTGTTGGGCGAATTCGACATGCGGGAGCGATCTTTGTTGGCCCGTATAGCTCAGAGCCAGTTGGAGATTATTTTGCGGGACCGAATCATGTGTTGCCGACAAATGGAACGGCTCGTTTTTCTAGTCCGTTAAGTGTCGATGATTTTGTAAAGAAGTCGAGCATTATCTCTTATAGCAAAGAAGCACTGATGAAAAATGGCCACAGCATTACAGCCCTTGCTCGATTAGAGGGACTTGAAGCTCATGCACGAGCGATCGATATTCGACTGGAGGATGAAAAACGATGCGACAAGCGAAACTAG
- the hisG gene encoding ATP phosphoribosyltransferase — MSERLTIAMPKGRIFEEAADLLRQAGYRLPDEFDDSRKLIIDVEEENLRFILAKPMDVPTYVEHGVADVGVAGKDVMIEEERDVYEVLDLKISACYLAVAGLPGYEKKDINPKVASKYPNLAAQYFKEQGEQVEMIKLNGSIELAPLIGLADRIVDIVSTGQTLRENGLVEMETIVPITSRLIVNPVSYRMKDDRIDQLVERLSTVIEGD; from the coding sequence ATGAGTGAACGTTTAACGATCGCGATGCCAAAAGGAAGAATTTTTGAAGAGGCAGCCGACCTTCTCCGTCAAGCAGGTTATCGTCTCCCGGATGAGTTTGATGACTCACGTAAGCTGATTATTGATGTTGAAGAAGAGAACCTACGCTTTATTTTAGCGAAACCAATGGATGTCCCAACATACGTCGAGCATGGCGTGGCGGATGTTGGTGTCGCGGGTAAAGACGTCATGATCGAAGAAGAGCGTGATGTGTACGAGGTGCTTGATTTAAAAATTAGCGCTTGTTATTTAGCGGTTGCTGGTTTACCAGGATACGAGAAAAAAGATATTAATCCAAAGGTGGCTTCCAAATACCCGAACCTTGCTGCCCAGTATTTTAAAGAGCAAGGGGAGCAAGTCGAGATGATTAAGCTTAATGGATCGATTGAGCTGGCGCCATTAATCGGACTGGCAGATCGCATTGTGGATATTGTTTCAACAGGACAAACTTTGAGGGAAAATGGTCTGGTTGAGATGGAGACGATTGTACCCATTACCTCACGCTTAATTGTTAATCCGGTAAGCTACCGCATGAAGGATGACCGAATTGATCAACTCGTCGAGAGATTATCGACTGTCATCGAGGGGGATTAA
- a CDS encoding ATP phosphoribosyltransferase regulatory subunit, with protein sequence MSKPFMFEKPIGMRDTLPNLYATKKQVRDRLAAEIALWGYQTIDTPTLEFYDTVGEASAILDQQLFKLLDSKGHSLVLRPDMTAPIARLVASSLKEASFPIRLNYQSNVYRAQQHEGGKPAEFEQVGVELIGDETVSADGEVIALMISSLQRAGLSGFKVAIGHVGYVDALLLDVVGNEDRALVLRRYLYEKNYVGFRQHVKELNLSSIDKDRLLKLLKLRGGKEALQQAADLIQTEQGEKALAELTQLWDVLESYGMDEYVKLDLNLVLHLSYYTGVVFEGYGNDLGVPLSSGGRYDQLLEKFDRPAPATGFGVRLDLLVEAIGKRAEREPVTCIIFSKERREEATKLALQKRQEGVAVVLQDLSGVADVDRMSEQYDEVIYSIGKSKKGGQ encoded by the coding sequence ATGTCAAAGCCATTTATGTTTGAGAAACCAATCGGGATGAGAGATACATTACCGAATTTATATGCAACGAAAAAGCAAGTGAGAGATCGACTAGCAGCTGAAATCGCACTTTGGGGGTATCAAACGATCGATACGCCAACACTAGAGTTTTACGATACGGTTGGGGAGGCCTCAGCGATTCTTGATCAACAATTGTTTAAATTATTGGATTCAAAAGGACATTCATTGGTGCTCCGTCCTGATATGACCGCACCGATTGCGAGACTGGTTGCTTCAAGCTTGAAAGAAGCCTCTTTCCCGATTCGCCTAAACTATCAATCCAATGTGTACCGTGCCCAGCAGCATGAAGGCGGCAAACCTGCAGAGTTCGAACAAGTCGGTGTCGAGCTTATTGGGGATGAGACAGTCAGTGCAGACGGTGAAGTGATCGCATTAATGATTTCTAGTTTACAACGCGCGGGATTATCAGGTTTTAAAGTGGCTATTGGTCATGTTGGATATGTTGACGCACTGTTATTAGATGTTGTTGGCAATGAAGATCGTGCACTTGTCCTTCGTCGTTATTTATATGAAAAAAACTATGTCGGCTTCCGCCAGCATGTGAAAGAGCTGAACTTGTCTTCGATCGACAAAGACCGTTTATTGAAACTGTTGAAGTTGCGTGGTGGAAAAGAGGCACTCCAACAAGCCGCTGACCTGATACAGACCGAACAAGGGGAAAAGGCATTAGCAGAACTGACGCAATTATGGGACGTGCTTGAGAGCTACGGGATGGATGAGTATGTGAAGCTCGATCTCAATCTCGTGCTTCATTTAAGCTACTATACGGGTGTTGTGTTTGAAGGCTACGGGAATGATTTGGGTGTGCCACTTAGTAGCGGTGGGAGATATGATCAGTTGCTAGAGAAATTTGACCGCCCGGCTCCTGCAACAGGCTTTGGTGTTCGTCTTGATTTACTTGTTGAAGCGATAGGTAAACGAGCAGAGCGAGAGCCAGTGACATGTATTATTTTTAGTAAAGAGCGCAGAGAAGAAGCGACAAAACTAGCCCTACAGAAGCGTCAAGAAGGCGTGGCGGTTGTCTTGCAGGACCTTTCAGGCGTGGCCGATGTAGATCGTATGAGTGAACAATATGATGAAGTGATTTATTCGATTGGAAAGTCAAAGAAAGGGGGCCAGTAA
- a CDS encoding acyltransferase yields MSRKTESYPVNTANSLWQIYRTVPFFKVVKNFIVIQISRYTPFLKVKNWLYRHFLGMKVGAETAVALMVMMDVMFPERISIGKNTIIGYNTTILAHEYLIKEYRLGDVIIGDGVMIGANTTILPGVTIGDGAIVSAGTLVHRDVPAGAFVGGNPMQVIKEKI; encoded by the coding sequence GTGAGTAGAAAAACGGAGAGCTACCCGGTGAACACAGCGAATTCTCTTTGGCAAATTTACCGCACAGTTCCGTTTTTTAAAGTCGTCAAAAACTTCATTGTGATTCAAATCTCTCGTTATACGCCGTTTCTGAAGGTGAAAAATTGGCTCTATCGCCATTTTCTTGGCATGAAGGTAGGTGCTGAGACGGCGGTTGCGTTAATGGTGATGATGGACGTTATGTTTCCTGAACGAATCTCGATTGGGAAAAATACGATTATCGGCTATAACACGACGATTCTTGCGCATGAGTATTTGATTAAAGAGTATCGTTTGGGGGATGTGATCATCGGGGATGGCGTGATGATTGGTGCGAACACAACGATCCTTCCTGGTGTAACAATTGGGGACGGTGCCATTGTCTCAGCAGGGACACTTGTACATCGTGACGTTCCGGCGGGCGCATTTGTTGGCGGCAATCCGATGCAAGTGATTAAAGAGAAAATATGA
- the ppaX gene encoding pyrophosphatase PpaX, producing the protein MNIKTLLFDLDGTLINTNELIIASFLHTLEHYKPGEYDREKVITFIGPPLADSFKTVDAERYEEMIDFYRTHNHAFHDELVREYEGVFETIKTLHEKGYNLAIVTTKIRKTALMGLKLMNLDSYFDVVVGLDDVTHAKPHTEPLELALERLGVTKEGAMMIGDSPHDIHAGKNLGIPTAGVSWSIKGEEAIRALEPDYVLETMADLLDILEVESE; encoded by the coding sequence ATGAACATTAAAACATTATTATTCGATTTAGATGGAACCTTAATTAACACGAATGAACTCATCATTGCTTCGTTCTTACACACCCTTGAGCATTATAAGCCAGGTGAGTATGATCGTGAAAAAGTGATCACATTTATCGGACCACCTTTAGCAGATAGCTTTAAAACGGTTGATGCGGAACGTTACGAAGAAATGATAGACTTCTACCGTACGCATAATCATGCATTTCATGATGAGCTTGTTCGTGAGTATGAAGGGGTGTTTGAGACGATTAAGACCTTACATGAAAAAGGCTATAACTTAGCGATCGTCACAACAAAAATCCGTAAGACAGCATTGATGGGGTTAAAGTTAATGAATCTTGATTCGTATTTTGATGTCGTTGTCGGTTTAGACGATGTCACACACGCCAAACCACATACGGAACCATTGGAACTCGCTCTAGAGCGTCTCGGTGTGACGAAAGAAGGGGCGATGATGATTGGTGATAGCCCTCATGACATTCATGCCGGTAAGAATCTCGGAATTCCAACCGCGGGTGTGAGCTGGTCAATTAAAGGGGAAGAGGCGATTCGTGCCCTTGAACCTGATTATGTACTAGAAACGATGGCGGACTTGCTTGATATCTTGGAGGTAGAAAGTGAGTAG
- a CDS encoding nucleoside recognition domain-containing protein — protein MLKRGLLVGLQTTWTLGKIIFPITLLVTILGHTPVLDWLAQLLAPLMGFIGLPGEAAIPLVLGNVLNLYAGIGAILTLELTVKEVFILAMMLSFSHNLFVESAVATKVGIKMSVVLAVRIGLALFSAWMIHLFWSGGQETAQYGFVSTTPSAEPSTWMGIAFSGIESAFLGIVQLAMIVIPLMIFVQIMKELNWLQVMSSWMAPLTRLLGIQKNTSTTLASGLVFGLAFGAGVMIQAVKEDNVSKKDLYLVFIFLVACHAVIEDTLIFIPLGIPVWPLLIIRVVTAIVLTVVVAFVWKRLEKDQQADRKEATYEH, from the coding sequence ATGCTGAAAAGGGGATTACTCGTCGGTCTGCAGACGACTTGGACATTAGGTAAGATCATCTTTCCGATTACGTTACTTGTCACAATTCTTGGGCATACGCCCGTGCTCGATTGGCTCGCGCAATTATTGGCGCCACTGATGGGTTTCATTGGTCTACCTGGGGAAGCGGCGATTCCGCTTGTGCTCGGGAATGTGCTTAATTTGTATGCAGGCATTGGGGCAATATTAACGCTTGAGCTCACCGTAAAGGAAGTCTTTATCCTAGCGATGATGCTGTCGTTTTCTCACAACCTTTTCGTTGAGTCGGCTGTCGCAACGAAGGTCGGAATCAAAATGAGTGTCGTATTAGCGGTGCGGATTGGTTTGGCACTCTTTTCGGCATGGATGATTCATTTATTTTGGAGTGGAGGGCAAGAAACCGCACAATACGGATTCGTTTCAACGACACCGAGTGCGGAGCCGTCTACCTGGATGGGGATTGCATTCTCAGGAATAGAAAGTGCGTTCCTTGGAATCGTCCAATTAGCCATGATCGTGATCCCGCTGATGATATTTGTTCAAATTATGAAAGAGTTAAACTGGTTACAGGTGATGTCCTCATGGATGGCTCCTTTAACTCGCTTACTCGGCATTCAAAAAAATACATCGACGACACTGGCTTCGGGTCTTGTGTTTGGCCTCGCTTTTGGAGCTGGTGTGATGATTCAGGCGGTCAAAGAAGATAATGTATCGAAAAAGGATTTGTACTTGGTGTTCATTTTCCTTGTCGCTTGTCACGCGGTCATAGAAGATACATTAATTTTCATTCCACTTGGGATTCCTGTTTGGCCGTTATTAATTATTCGTGTCGTAACAGCGATTGTCTTGACTGTCGTTGTGGCTTTTGTTTGGAAACGATTAGAGAAAGATCAACAGGCAGATAGAAAGGAAGCGACCTATGAACATTAA
- the lgt gene encoding prolipoprotein diacylglyceryl transferase produces MEEQIEPLSRILLDVGPFTLYWYGAIIGLGVFLGYIIASRESVRLGMPKETFADLLLFAIPISIISARIYYVTFRWEQFADDPIRMFYIWEGGIAIHGALIGGVLTAYFFTKRHNLSFWQLVDVAAPSILLGQAIGRWGNFMNQEVYGGPVTREFLEGLLLPEFIINQMFINGTYYHPTFLYESIWNLLGVALLLYLRRVNLKQGEIFFTYVIWYSVGRFFIEIIRLDFLLIFGVLKTAQVISIVLVIGAVILWVYRRKQPGTKRYLDPALPVQETKRKKKSTKKKK; encoded by the coding sequence GTGGAAGAACAGATAGAACCGTTAAGTAGGATTTTGTTAGATGTAGGGCCTTTTACGCTTTATTGGTACGGGGCAATTATTGGTTTGGGTGTCTTTTTAGGTTATATCATCGCATCGCGTGAGTCAGTAAGATTAGGGATGCCAAAAGAAACATTTGCAGATTTACTCTTGTTTGCGATTCCGATTTCGATTATTTCTGCGCGTATTTATTACGTGACGTTTAGGTGGGAGCAATTTGCAGATGACCCGATTCGGATGTTTTATATATGGGAAGGCGGCATCGCCATTCATGGTGCGTTAATTGGTGGGGTGCTAACAGCGTACTTCTTTACAAAAAGGCATAACCTTTCATTCTGGCAATTGGTCGATGTGGCGGCGCCAAGTATTTTACTCGGTCAAGCAATTGGTCGTTGGGGAAACTTTATGAACCAAGAGGTGTACGGAGGCCCTGTGACCCGTGAGTTTCTTGAAGGGCTACTGTTACCTGAGTTTATTATTAATCAAATGTTTATCAATGGAACGTATTATCATCCGACATTCTTATATGAATCGATATGGAACTTACTCGGTGTGGCTCTTCTTCTTTATTTACGTCGCGTGAACTTAAAGCAAGGGGAAATCTTCTTCACCTACGTGATCTGGTACTCGGTTGGACGTTTCTTCATTGAAATCATTCGACTCGATTTCTTATTGATCTTTGGCGTGTTAAAGACGGCACAAGTGATCTCGATTGTTCTTGTGATTGGAGCAGTGATCCTTTGGGTGTATCGTCGCAAGCAACCTGGTACAAAACGTTACTTAGATCCGGCCTTGCCCGTTCAAGAGACGAAACGAAAGAAAAAGTCGACAAAGAAAAAGAAATAA
- the hprK gene encoding HPr(Ser) kinase/phosphatase produces the protein MAKITANDLLENFQLELIAGEEGIYRPITTSDISRPGMEMAGFFTYYPAKRLQLLGRTELMFFKQLTQEVKEERMLKLCTYDTPGIIISRDNEAPPELVEAAEQNGVPLMRTKLSTTRLSSRLTNYLEREMSPMTAVHGVLVDIYGIGVLITGNSGVGKSETALDLVRRGHRLVADDSVEIRQENEDVLVGRSPELIQHLLEIRGLGIINVMTLFGAGAVRPFKRIALCIDLELWDQKKAYDRLGLEEETMKIIDSEITKLTVPVRPGRNLAVIIEVAAMNFRLKRLGFNAAQDFSERLTDVIEDGERDEFS, from the coding sequence ATGGCTAAAATAACGGCAAATGATCTATTAGAAAATTTTCAACTCGAGTTGATAGCAGGAGAAGAAGGGATTTATCGCCCGATTACGACAAGTGATATCTCTAGACCGGGGATGGAGATGGCTGGATTTTTCACGTATTATCCTGCCAAGCGCTTGCAATTGCTTGGTCGCACGGAGTTAATGTTCTTTAAGCAACTCACACAAGAGGTTAAAGAAGAACGGATGTTAAAATTATGTACATATGACACACCTGGGATCATTATCTCACGTGATAATGAAGCTCCCCCTGAATTAGTAGAGGCAGCGGAGCAGAATGGTGTTCCGTTGATGCGCACTAAGCTATCAACGACTCGACTAAGTAGCCGATTGACGAACTACTTAGAGAGAGAGATGTCTCCGATGACTGCCGTGCATGGTGTCTTGGTTGATATTTATGGAATTGGTGTATTAATTACAGGTAATAGCGGAGTCGGTAAAAGTGAGACGGCTCTTGACCTTGTCCGTCGTGGTCATCGTCTAGTTGCTGATGATTCGGTTGAGATTCGTCAGGAGAATGAAGATGTTCTTGTAGGACGTTCCCCGGAATTGATTCAGCATTTACTAGAGATCCGTGGTCTAGGCATTATCAATGTGATGACGTTATTTGGGGCTGGGGCTGTTCGTCCATTTAAACGGATTGCCTTGTGTATCGATCTTGAATTATGGGATCAGAAAAAAGCATATGACCGTTTAGGGCTTGAGGAAGAAACGATGAAAATCATTGATTCTGAAATTACAAAGTTAACGGTTCCTGTTCGTCCAGGTCGTAACTTAGCTGTTATTATCGAGGTCGCGGCTATGAATTTCCGCTTAAAGCGTCTTGGCTTTAACGCGGCACAAGATTTTTCCGAGCGTCTGACAGATGTGATTGAAGACGGAGAACGTGACGAGTTTAGTTAA